The Janthinobacterium lividum genome has a window encoding:
- the madM gene encoding malonate transporter subunit MadM — translation MLEIFEKAAIHNGLVTAFAFVGLIMLLSVALSKYLTLGRVHGSAIAIVIGLGLAYWGGVHSGGHKGLADLSLFGGIGLMGGAMLRDFAIVATAFEVQATEARKAGLIGVVALMLGVVLPFLVGAGVAYAFGYSDAVSMTTIGAGAVTYIVGPVTGAAIGASSDVMALSIAAGLIKAILVMVGTPAAARFLRLKTPRSAMVFGGLAGTVSGVSAGLAATDRKLVPYGALVATFHTGLGCLLGPSLLFFAVKAVVA, via the coding sequence ATGCTTGAAATCTTTGAAAAAGCCGCCATCCACAATGGCCTGGTGACGGCATTCGCCTTTGTCGGCCTGATCATGCTGCTGTCGGTGGCGCTGTCGAAGTACCTGACCCTGGGCCGCGTGCACGGCTCGGCCATTGCCATCGTGATTGGCCTGGGGCTCGCTTACTGGGGCGGCGTGCATAGCGGCGGCCACAAGGGCCTGGCCGATTTGTCGCTGTTCGGCGGCATCGGCCTGATGGGCGGCGCCATGCTGCGCGACTTCGCCATCGTCGCCACCGCCTTCGAGGTGCAGGCGACCGAGGCGCGCAAGGCCGGCTTGATTGGCGTCGTGGCGCTGATGCTGGGCGTGGTGCTGCCGTTCCTCGTGGGCGCCGGCGTCGCCTATGCGTTTGGTTATTCAGATGCCGTGAGCATGACCACCATCGGCGCCGGCGCCGTCACCTACATCGTCGGCCCCGTCACGGGGGCGGCCATCGGCGCCAGCTCGGACGTCATGGCCCTCAGCATCGCGGCGGGCTTGATCAAGGCCATCCTGGTGATGGTGGGCACGCCCGCCGCGGCGCGCTTCCTGCGCCTGAAAACGCCGCGTTCGGCAATGGTGTTCGGCGGCCTGGCCGGCACCGTCAGCGGCGTGTCGGCCGGACTGGCCGCCACTGACCGCAAGCTGGTGCCGTATGGCGCGTTGGTGGCCACGTTTCATACGGGCCTGGGATGTCTGCTGGGACCATCCTTGCTGTTCTTTGCCGTCAAGGCGGTGGTGGCCTGA
- the madL gene encoding malonate transporter subunit MadL, whose translation MIIYGTALLALCHLLGIFLGDLLGQLMGVKTNVGGVGIAMLLLICARLYMQRRAWLPQMTERGVEYWGAMYIPVVVAMAAQQDVVAALRGGPVAVLAAIGSVLVCGAVISLINRMESPAAIAAAEAESILVKEHRHA comes from the coding sequence ATGATCATTTACGGAACCGCATTGCTGGCCCTGTGCCATTTGCTTGGCATCTTCCTGGGCGACTTGCTCGGGCAATTGATGGGTGTCAAGACCAACGTGGGTGGCGTGGGCATCGCCATGCTGCTGCTGATTTGCGCCCGGCTCTACATGCAGCGCCGCGCCTGGCTGCCGCAGATGACGGAACGGGGCGTTGAATACTGGGGGGCCATGTATATTCCCGTGGTGGTGGCGATGGCGGCGCAGCAGGACGTGGTCGCGGCGCTGCGCGGCGGCCCGGTGGCCGTGCTGGCGGCCATCGGTTCCGTGCTGGTCTGCGGCGCCGTGATTTCTCTGATTAACAGGATGGAAAGCCCGGCCGCCATCGCCGCCGCCGAAGCTGAGTCGATTCTGGTCAAGGAGCACCGTCATGCTTGA
- the mdcE gene encoding biotin-independent malonate decarboxylase subunit gamma: MNAITDTSRGATWLAALTHNAAPLDGYPPSVRVVDAPLAGEAARYLAVLPDPDNRFTRARTGEIGLIEAWQLARAVQQVVVEDRELALKRPIVAVIDVASQAYGRREEAYGIHQALAGAAGAYAEARLAGHPVIGLIVGKAMSGAFLAHGYQANRLIALDDPQVMVHAMGKASAARITLRTVAALEALAETIAPMAYDIRNYATLGLLWQTLQVAQPDAPSAQDMVAVDACLRAALADIRADPLPDLSSRLGAPHRQASAKVREVLGQQW, from the coding sequence ATGAACGCCATCACCGATACGAGCCGCGGCGCCACCTGGCTCGCGGCCCTGACGCACAATGCCGCGCCGCTGGACGGCTATCCGCCTTCCGTGCGCGTGGTGGACGCACCGCTGGCAGGCGAAGCTGCGCGCTACCTTGCCGTGCTGCCCGACCCGGACAACCGTTTTACCCGTGCGCGCACGGGTGAAATCGGCCTGATTGAGGCGTGGCAGCTGGCGCGCGCCGTGCAGCAGGTAGTTGTTGAGGACCGCGAGTTGGCGTTAAAACGGCCCATCGTCGCCGTCATCGACGTGGCCAGCCAGGCGTATGGCCGGCGCGAAGAAGCCTACGGCATCCACCAGGCGCTGGCCGGCGCGGCAGGAGCATATGCCGAAGCGCGCCTGGCCGGCCATCCCGTGATCGGGCTGATCGTCGGCAAGGCCATGTCGGGCGCTTTTCTTGCGCACGGCTACCAGGCCAACCGCCTGATCGCCCTGGACGATCCGCAAGTGATGGTGCATGCCATGGGCAAGGCCTCGGCCGCGCGCATCACCCTGCGCACCGTCGCAGCGCTCGAAGCGCTGGCCGAGACCATCGCGCCAATGGCCTATGACATCCGCAACTACGCCACCCTGGGGCTGCTGTGGCAAACCTTGCAGGTGGCGCAGCCGGACGCGCCGTCGGCGCAGGACATGGTCGCCGTCGACGCCTGCCTGCGGGCGGCGCTGGCCGACATCCGCGCCGACCCGCTGCCGGACCTGTCCAGCCGCCTGGGCGCGCCGCACCGCCAGGCCTCGGCCAAGGTCAGGGAGGTGCTAGGGCAGCAATGGTAG
- a CDS encoding biotin-independent malonate decarboxylase subunit beta: MSTLKELLERDSFIERGARSRARALLDSGSMRELLDPFCGIASPWLPRQGVTAQADDGVVVAKGLFDGQPAVVLAIEGAYQGGSMGEVGGAKIAGALELAARDNRQGVPTRAVILFETGGVRLQEANLGLAAIADIHAAIVDLRRYQPVIGITAGTVGCYGGMSIAAGLCSYLVVTREARLGLNGPAVIEQEAGVDEFDSRNKPFIWSLTGGEQRFHSGLADAYVADDTAQMRATVAELFARGVPQQHRSSQADVFLARLAEVDAGPQATPGDVRAVYSKGVAA, from the coding sequence ATGAGCACATTGAAGGAATTACTCGAGCGCGACAGCTTCATCGAGCGCGGTGCCCGCAGCCGGGCGCGTGCCTTGCTGGACTCTGGCAGCATGCGCGAACTGCTCGACCCGTTCTGCGGCATCGCTTCCCCCTGGCTGCCGCGGCAGGGCGTCACAGCCCAGGCCGACGATGGCGTGGTGGTAGCCAAGGGCTTGTTCGACGGCCAGCCGGCCGTGGTGCTGGCCATCGAGGGCGCCTACCAGGGCGGCAGCATGGGTGAGGTTGGGGGCGCGAAAATCGCCGGCGCGCTGGAACTGGCGGCGCGCGACAACCGCCAGGGCGTGCCGACGCGGGCCGTGATCCTGTTCGAGACGGGCGGCGTGCGCCTGCAGGAAGCCAACCTGGGCCTCGCTGCCATTGCCGACATCCATGCCGCCATCGTCGACCTGCGCCGCTACCAGCCCGTCATCGGCATTACGGCCGGCACGGTCGGCTGCTACGGCGGCATGTCGATCGCGGCTGGCCTGTGCAGCTATCTGGTCGTCACGCGCGAGGCGCGCCTGGGTCTCAACGGACCGGCCGTGATCGAGCAGGAGGCGGGCGTGGACGAATTCGACTCGCGCAACAAGCCCTTCATCTGGAGCCTGACGGGCGGCGAGCAGCGCTTTCACAGCGGCCTGGCCGACGCCTATGTGGCGGATGACACGGCGCAGATGCGCGCCACCGTGGCCGAATTGTTCGCCCGCGGCGTGCCGCAGCAGCACCGCAGCAGCCAGGCTGACGTCTTCCTTGCCCGCCTGGCGGAAGTGGACGCCGGCCCGCAAGCTACGCCAGGCGACGTGCGCGCCGTCTACAGCAAAGGAGTCGCAGCATGA
- a CDS encoding malonate decarboxylase subunit delta has product METRDYTFPAGQPAAGRALAGVVGSGDLEVLLQPGDDGVTRIVVNTSVDGKGAVWDALLQRVFGGEPLPAARIAINDCGATPGVVRMRIEQAYEELQAGRTA; this is encoded by the coding sequence ATGGAGACGCGTGACTATACATTCCCGGCCGGGCAGCCGGCGGCAGGGCGCGCCCTGGCCGGCGTGGTGGGCTCCGGCGACCTGGAAGTGCTGCTGCAGCCAGGCGACGATGGCGTGACCCGCATCGTTGTCAATACCTCCGTCGACGGCAAGGGCGCCGTGTGGGATGCGCTCCTGCAGCGCGTATTCGGCGGCGAACCGCTGCCGGCGGCGCGCATCGCCATCAACGACTGCGGCGCCACGCCGGGCGTGGTGCGCATGCGCATCGAGCAAGCCTATGAAGAATTGCAAGCGGGGAGGACGGCATGA
- a CDS encoding triphosphoribosyl-dephospho-CoA synthase yields the protein MPDRSASGETGNKGELACRQYRVEGARGQARAGFPLVTGAGLPALHASRARGDNETTARLNALLAIISQLDDTCVLSRGGDTALLALQAGAARVLAAGGAATAAGSQALLALEAVALARGVSPGGAADLLAATLFLDRLTEGEAHGDA from the coding sequence TTGCCTGATCGCAGTGCGTCAGGCGAGACGGGCAACAAGGGCGAGCTGGCCTGCCGCCAGTATCGGGTCGAGGGCGCCCGCGGCCAGGCCCGCGCGGGTTTTCCCCTGGTGACGGGCGCCGGATTGCCGGCTTTGCACGCCTCGCGGGCGCGCGGTGACAACGAAACGACGGCGCGCCTGAACGCCTTGCTGGCGATTATCAGCCAGCTGGACGATACCTGCGTGCTGTCGCGCGGCGGCGACACGGCATTGCTGGCGTTGCAGGCGGGTGCGGCGCGGGTGCTGGCGGCCGGCGGCGCGGCCACTGCCGCCGGGTCGCAGGCGCTGCTGGCGCTGGAAGCGGTGGCGCTGGCGCGGGGCGTGTCGCCGGGCGGCGCGGCGGACCTGCTGGCGGCCACCTTGTTCCTGGATCGATTGACAGAAGGAGAAGCGCATGGAGACGCGTGA
- a CDS encoding triphosphoribosyl-dephospho-CoA synthase, which translates to MSTMMTTMMMTTVPVRERAAALARQVLQALLDEVTLTPKPGLVDLRSRGAHTDLNWALMCHSACVLQPVFAAMAQAGSESDDDDGLRQRIGAIGRDGEALMLAASGGVNTHRGAIWALGLLVTAAAQQGRARRVAGAKGRGGAGRCAGPFA; encoded by the coding sequence ATGAGCACAATGATGACGACAATGATGATGACGACAGTGCCGGTGCGGGAGCGCGCCGCCGCGCTGGCGCGGCAGGTGCTGCAGGCGCTGCTTGATGAAGTGACCCTGACGCCGAAACCGGGCCTGGTCGATTTGCGCAGCCGTGGCGCCCATACAGATTTGAACTGGGCCCTGATGTGCCATTCGGCCTGCGTGCTGCAACCGGTGTTTGCCGCCATGGCGCAAGCGGGTTCGGAAAGCGACGATGACGATGGCCTGCGCCAGCGCATTGGCGCCATCGGCCGCGATGGCGAGGCGCTGATGCTGGCAGCTTCGGGTGGCGTGAACACGCACCGGGGCGCCATCTGGGCGCTGGGCCTGCTGGTGACGGCGGCGGCGCAGCAGGGGCGCGCGCGGCGCGTCGCTGGCGCCAAAGGCCGTGGCGGCGCGGGCCGGTGCGCTGGCCCGTTTGCCTGA
- the mdcA gene encoding malonate decarboxylase subunit alpha, with protein sequence MSTATAAPAQRQKQWDTRRTEKRRRLEAVRQYASGPVLQQGDMVAVLEALLAPGDRVVLEGNNQKQADFLARMLTQVNPDKIHHLHLIMPSVSLPEHLDLFERGIARKLDFSFAGTQSLRIAQFLQDGLLEVGAIHTYIELYARLFVDLTPNVVMVAGYMADRQGNLYTGPSTEDTPTLVESAAFRDGIVIAQVNQIVDDVSDLPRVDVPGSWIDFVVQSDKPFFIEPLFTRDPRVIKPVHVLMAMMAIRGVYEKHQVQSLNHGIGFNTAAIELILPTYGEQLGLKGKICRNWVLNPHPTLIPAIETGWVESVHCFGAELGMEGYAAARPDVFFTGRDGSMRSNRALCQLAGQYAVDLFIGATLQMDGLGNSSTVTNGRLAGFGGAPNMGHDPHGRRHPTPAWLDLIETDDPLARGKKLVVQMVETFQDGGQPTIVESLDAVAVGQASGMPLAPVMIYGDDVTHVLTEEGIAYLYKARSLDERKAMLAAVAGVTPIGLRHDPKTTAKLRTDGLIALPEDIGVQRGEANRSLLAAKSIADLVEWSDGLYQPPAKFRSW encoded by the coding sequence ATGTCAACCGCCACAGCAGCGCCAGCGCAGCGGCAAAAACAGTGGGACACGCGGCGCACCGAGAAACGCCGCCGCCTGGAAGCCGTGCGCCAGTACGCGAGCGGCCCCGTGCTGCAACAGGGCGACATGGTCGCCGTGCTCGAAGCCTTGCTCGCGCCGGGCGATCGCGTTGTTCTTGAAGGCAATAACCAGAAGCAGGCCGATTTCCTCGCCCGCATGCTGACCCAGGTCAATCCCGACAAGATCCACCATCTGCACCTGATCATGCCCAGCGTCAGCCTGCCCGAGCACCTCGACCTGTTCGAACGGGGCATCGCCCGCAAGCTCGACTTTTCCTTTGCCGGCACGCAAAGCCTGCGCATCGCCCAGTTCCTGCAGGATGGCTTGCTGGAAGTGGGCGCCATCCATACGTATATCGAACTGTATGCGCGCCTGTTCGTCGACCTCACGCCAAACGTCGTCATGGTGGCCGGCTACATGGCCGACCGCCAGGGCAATCTGTACACGGGTCCCAGCACGGAAGACACGCCCACCTTGGTGGAATCGGCCGCCTTCCGCGACGGCATCGTCATCGCCCAGGTGAACCAGATCGTCGACGATGTCAGCGACTTGCCCAGGGTCGACGTGCCAGGTTCGTGGATCGATTTCGTCGTGCAGTCGGACAAACCGTTTTTCATCGAGCCCCTGTTTACCCGCGACCCGCGCGTCATTAAACCTGTGCACGTGCTGATGGCCATGATGGCGATCCGCGGCGTGTATGAAAAACACCAGGTGCAGTCGCTCAATCACGGCATTGGCTTCAACACGGCCGCCATCGAGCTGATCTTGCCCACGTATGGCGAGCAGCTGGGCTTGAAGGGCAAGATTTGCCGCAACTGGGTGCTCAATCCCCATCCCACTCTGATACCGGCCATCGAGACGGGCTGGGTCGAGAGCGTGCATTGCTTCGGCGCGGAACTGGGCATGGAAGGCTATGCGGCCGCGCGGCCCGACGTGTTTTTCACGGGCCGGGACGGCTCGATGCGCTCGAACCGCGCCCTGTGCCAGCTGGCCGGCCAGTACGCGGTCGACCTGTTCATCGGCGCGACTTTGCAGATGGATGGCCTGGGCAACTCGTCAACCGTGACGAATGGCCGCCTGGCCGGCTTCGGCGGCGCGCCCAACATGGGCCACGATCCGCACGGACGGCGCCACCCGACACCCGCTTGGCTGGACCTGATCGAGACGGACGACCCGCTGGCGCGCGGCAAAAAGCTGGTGGTGCAGATGGTCGAGACCTTCCAGGATGGCGGCCAGCCCACCATCGTCGAATCGCTCGATGCCGTGGCCGTGGGCCAGGCCAGCGGCATGCCGCTGGCGCCCGTGATGATCTATGGCGATGACGTCACGCACGTGCTGACGGAGGAGGGCATTGCCTACCTGTACAAGGCCCGCTCGCTCGACGAGCGCAAGGCCATGCTGGCGGCGGTCGCCGGCGTGACGCCCATCGGCCTGCGCCACGACCCGAAGACCACGGCCAAATTGCGCACCGACGGCCTGATCGCGCTGCCCGAGGATATCGGCGTGCAGCGCGGCGAGGCGAACCGCTCGCTGCTGGCGGCGAAAAGCATCGCCGACCTGGTCGAATGGTCCGACGGCCTGTATCAACCCCCCGCCAAATTCAGGAGCTGGTAA
- a CDS encoding LysR family transcriptional regulator, with product MAINEEITLKKLEVFLSFMELNNLARVADALGQSTVSVHRALHSLEDGLRCPLFKREGRSLIPLHAAYTFAESARRVLAECEEGVRKVREMSGINPVRLKIGSLYSLTLHCIPQLVIALKLRRPGLDIDLTLGSNRELLQSLADGRLDAIIVGVQENEHHAGLVAVPLFQDDVYLAAPLGSPYAGAASVDLQQLRDDKFVTLNEGFITSQSFNHAFELAGFVPDTAMRVGDIFSLINLVSGGIGYSLLPGRVRAFSSRIELLPLDARYGSHQQITLLMLSSRERDPNLLALAAECRLYGNTGKQQ from the coding sequence ATGGCCATCAACGAAGAAATCACCCTGAAAAAGCTGGAAGTTTTTCTCAGCTTTATGGAATTGAACAATCTGGCGCGGGTGGCCGATGCGCTGGGCCAGAGCACGGTCAGCGTGCACCGCGCCCTGCACTCGCTGGAAGATGGCTTGCGCTGTCCCCTGTTCAAGCGCGAGGGACGCAGCCTGATCCCGCTGCATGCGGCCTACACTTTTGCCGAATCGGCGCGGCGCGTGCTGGCCGAGTGCGAAGAAGGCGTGCGCAAGGTGCGCGAAATGTCCGGCATCAACCCCGTGCGCTTGAAAATCGGTTCGCTGTATTCCTTGACCCTGCACTGCATCCCGCAACTGGTGATCGCCCTGAAACTGCGCCGGCCCGGTCTCGACATTGACCTGACCCTGGGATCGAATCGCGAACTGCTGCAAAGCCTGGCTGATGGCCGCCTGGACGCCATCATCGTCGGCGTGCAGGAAAACGAACACCATGCCGGTCTGGTGGCGGTGCCGCTGTTCCAGGACGACGTCTACCTGGCCGCCCCGCTCGGCTCGCCGTATGCGGGCGCGGCCTCGGTGGACTTGCAGCAGCTGCGCGATGACAAGTTCGTCACGCTTAACGAAGGATTCATCACCTCGCAAAGCTTCAACCATGCATTCGAACTGGCGGGCTTCGTGCCCGACACGGCCATGCGCGTGGGCGACATCTTCTCGCTGATCAACCTGGTCAGCGGCGGCATCGGCTACAGCCTGCTGCCCGGCAGGGTACGCGCCTTCAGCTCGCGCATCGAACTGCTGCCCCTGGACGCGCGCTACGGCTCGCACCAGCAAATCACCCTGCTGATGCTGAGCAGCCGCGAGCGCGATCCGAATTTGCTGGCGCTGGCGGCGGAATGCCGGCTATATGGCAACACCGGAAAACAGCAGTGA
- a CDS encoding sensor domain-containing diguanylate cyclase: MNSIFRSKRNACLAIIPLLLAVMSLALSEQFNYVWTHLRLELSLVLLGVAWFTLLAYRNLRLNQSTQVEALLAREAAVSKVAMRTASLLAAASQVAVIVTDSQGKILTFSVGAQAIFGYTELEAQGLDSVAELLPAGQLEARLTAIHHDEVPLERDFIRKNGDAFVGELRHATAMDASKHQLEHLLIIVDQTERQLMLQDLQERKRFLKLLTQRIPNMLYQYHMAIGEDGYFSYCSEGIQRLFELEPSDVINKSYASSPLFKRVLPEDMAILSAATAESMQRGLQWQADFRVALPERGIRWLRGESYAERQPDGSFVWYGSCIDITEIKNTEALLRRQALTDELTGVYNRRHCMQCLHGLVDMAKRYGQPFSLILFDLDKFKSINDQWGHDIGDVVLKQSCNCIAQRLRVTDILCRIGGEELVILCPQTSAESAMQLARVLCEKLAAFSMPEVGTVTASFGVAAWRDGELGDAVLKRADTAAYRAKQNGRNCVEAD, translated from the coding sequence ATGAATTCAATTTTCCGCAGTAAGCGCAACGCCTGCCTAGCCATTATTCCCTTGCTACTTGCTGTGATGTCACTGGCACTGTCTGAGCAATTCAACTATGTGTGGACGCACCTGCGTCTGGAGCTGTCATTGGTTTTGCTTGGCGTAGCGTGGTTCACTTTACTGGCTTACCGCAACCTGCGCCTAAACCAGTCGACGCAGGTTGAGGCCTTACTTGCCCGCGAAGCGGCGGTCAGCAAGGTGGCGATGCGCACCGCAAGCTTGCTGGCGGCAGCTAGCCAGGTGGCGGTAATCGTGACAGATTCACAGGGGAAAATTCTGACGTTCAGCGTCGGTGCGCAAGCCATTTTTGGCTACACGGAGCTGGAAGCGCAAGGTCTGGACAGTGTCGCTGAATTGCTGCCAGCGGGGCAACTAGAAGCAAGACTCACTGCCATTCATCATGATGAAGTGCCACTGGAACGCGATTTCATACGGAAAAATGGTGATGCCTTCGTGGGAGAGTTACGCCATGCCACCGCCATGGATGCAAGCAAACATCAGCTGGAGCATTTGCTCATCATCGTGGATCAGACCGAGCGCCAGCTTATGCTGCAGGACTTGCAAGAGCGGAAGCGCTTCTTGAAATTGCTGACCCAGCGTATACCGAACATGCTCTACCAATATCATATGGCTATTGGGGAGGACGGTTATTTTTCTTATTGCAGCGAGGGCATACAGCGGCTGTTTGAATTGGAGCCTTCCGATGTCATCAACAAATCGTATGCTTCCAGTCCACTGTTCAAACGGGTCCTGCCCGAGGACATGGCGATCCTCAGCGCTGCGACAGCCGAATCCATGCAACGTGGCTTGCAATGGCAAGCCGACTTCCGCGTGGCACTGCCGGAGCGCGGCATCCGCTGGCTTCGAGGTGAGTCTTACGCGGAGCGGCAGCCAGACGGCTCCTTCGTTTGGTACGGATCTTGTATCGACATCACTGAAATCAAGAACACTGAAGCCTTGTTGCGACGCCAAGCCTTGACTGACGAACTGACCGGGGTTTACAACCGTCGCCACTGCATGCAGTGCCTGCACGGCCTGGTGGATATGGCCAAGCGCTACGGACAGCCTTTCTCGCTGATCCTGTTCGATCTGGATAAATTCAAAAGTATCAATGATCAATGGGGCCACGATATAGGTGATGTCGTTCTTAAGCAAAGTTGCAACTGTATTGCCCAGCGGCTACGCGTTACCGATATTCTCTGCCGCATCGGCGGCGAGGAACTGGTGATTTTATGTCCACAAACCAGTGCGGAAAGCGCCATGCAGTTGGCCCGCGTCCTATGCGAGAAACTGGCGGCATTCTCCATGCCCGAGGTCGGCACGGTGACGGCCAGCTTTGGCGTAGCCGCCTGGCGCGACGGAGAGTTGGGGGATGCCGTACTAAAGCGCGCCGATACCGCTGCCTACCGCGCCAAACAGAATGGCCGCAACTGCGTTGAGGCAGACTAG
- a CDS encoding glycoside hydrolase family 15 protein gives MTSSQEQAYDTPSGAAASLAASATAAASASAPATPIQASLNCGVVGNCAFSALIDQAGQVVWSCLPRFDGDPVFNTLLDDTQNGSVWAIDIENYARSEQFYEPNTAVLRTRLYDTEGRGVEITDFAPRFLSRDRMFRPLMLIRRVRPLDHAVRIRVRLRPRYDWGKLAPQITQGSHHIRYVGPEQTLRLNTDVSLNYVLSETYFVLGGTANFLLGPDETLAGGIDETARIFEKETINYWRTYTRRLAVPLEWQDVVIRAAITLKLSLYEDTGAIIAAMTTSIPEAPGSSRNWDYRYCWLRDAFFVVRALNSLSEVGTMEEYLRWLTNIVARSKGGHIQPLYGIGLEEQLPESMLDHLPGYRGNGPVRVGNQAQEHFQHDVYGNIVLGAAQAFLDHRLFHRAGKAEFAALEAVGDQAFRLHAEPDAGMWELRTRARVHTSSMLMSWAACDRLAKVAHKLGLPDRADHWNSRAVLIRERLLREAWSEERQAFAESLGGRDLDASVLLMAEVNFIDPMDPRFIATVDALEASLCDGPYMRRYEAPDDFGKPETAFNICTFWRIDALARIGRKDEARKIFETMLMARNHLGLLSEDTHPVTGEMWGNFPQTYSMVGLINCAVRLSAPWDSAV, from the coding sequence ATGACGAGTTCCCAAGAACAAGCGTATGACACGCCCAGCGGCGCCGCCGCCTCGCTGGCCGCTTCCGCCACCGCCGCAGCCAGCGCGTCGGCACCTGCCACCCCCATCCAGGCTAGCCTCAACTGCGGCGTGGTGGGCAATTGCGCCTTCAGCGCCTTGATCGACCAGGCGGGGCAAGTCGTCTGGTCTTGCCTGCCCCGTTTCGATGGCGATCCTGTCTTCAACACTTTATTGGACGATACGCAGAACGGCAGCGTGTGGGCCATCGACATTGAAAACTATGCGCGCAGCGAGCAATTCTACGAGCCGAACACGGCCGTACTGCGCACGCGTTTGTACGACACGGAAGGGCGCGGCGTGGAAATCACGGATTTCGCGCCCCGATTCCTCAGCCGCGACCGCATGTTCCGCCCGCTGATGCTGATCCGCCGCGTGCGCCCGCTCGATCACGCCGTGCGCATCCGGGTGCGCCTGCGCCCCCGCTACGACTGGGGCAAGCTGGCGCCGCAGATCACGCAGGGCAGCCACCACATCCGCTATGTGGGACCGGAGCAGACCTTGCGCCTGAACACGGATGTGTCGCTCAACTATGTGCTGAGCGAAACGTATTTCGTGCTGGGCGGCACCGCCAACTTCCTCCTGGGCCCCGATGAAACCCTGGCCGGCGGCATCGACGAGACGGCCCGCATCTTCGAAAAGGAAACCATCAATTATTGGCGCACCTACACGCGCCGGCTGGCCGTGCCGCTGGAATGGCAGGACGTGGTCATCCGCGCCGCCATCACATTAAAGCTGTCTTTATATGAAGACACGGGCGCCATCATCGCCGCCATGACCACCAGTATCCCGGAAGCGCCGGGCAGCAGCCGTAACTGGGATTACCGTTACTGCTGGCTGCGCGACGCCTTCTTTGTCGTGCGCGCCCTGAACAGCCTGTCCGAAGTGGGCACGATGGAAGAGTATTTGCGCTGGCTGACGAATATCGTGGCCCGCTCGAAAGGTGGCCACATTCAGCCCCTGTACGGCATCGGCCTGGAAGAGCAGTTGCCGGAATCGATGCTCGACCACTTGCCTGGCTACCGGGGCAACGGCCCCGTGCGCGTTGGCAACCAGGCGCAGGAACATTTCCAGCACGATGTGTACGGCAACATCGTCCTTGGTGCGGCGCAAGCTTTCCTTGACCACCGTTTGTTCCACCGGGCCGGCAAGGCTGAGTTTGCCGCGCTGGAAGCCGTGGGCGACCAGGCATTCCGGTTGCATGCGGAGCCGGACGCGGGCATGTGGGAGCTGCGCACGCGGGCCAGGGTCCACACCTCATCGATGCTGATGAGCTGGGCCGCCTGCGACCGCCTGGCGAAAGTGGCCCATAAGCTGGGCTTGCCGGATCGGGCCGACCACTGGAACAGCCGCGCCGTGCTGATCCGCGAACGCCTGCTGCGCGAAGCGTGGAGCGAGGAGCGCCAGGCCTTCGCCGAAAGCTTGGGCGGGCGCGACCTGGACGCCTCCGTCCTGCTGATGGCGGAAGTCAACTTCATCGACCCCATGGACCCGCGTTTCATCGCGACGGTCGACGCGCTGGAAGCGTCGCTGTGCGACGGCCCCTACATGCGCCGCTACGAAGCGCCCGACGACTTCGGCAAGCCCGAGACCGCCTTCAACATCTGCACCTTCTGGCGCATCGACGCCCTGGCGCGCATCGGCAGGAAAGACGAGGCGCGCAAGATCTTCGAAACGATGTTAATGGCGCGCAACCACCTGGGCCTGCTGTCGGAAGACACGCATCCGGTGACGGGCGAAATGTGGGGCAATTTCCCGCAGACTTACTCGATGGTGGGCTTGATTAACTGCGCGGTCAGGTTGTCGGCACCGTGGGATAGTGCGGTATGA